The following proteins are encoded in a genomic region of Nakaseomyces glabratus chromosome J, complete sequence:
- the MET2 gene encoding homoserine O-acetyltransferase (CAGL0J08316g~Ortholog(s) have homoserine O-acetyltransferase activity, role in homoserine metabolic process, methionine biosynthetic process, regulation of DNA methylation and cytosol localization): MGRRATNMLKEVDIAELSKTNPFVKLVKGQKIVEVPELVLESGVVLNNFPIAYKTWGHLNSRGDNCMVICHALTGSSDVSDWWGPMLGNDLGFDPSRFFIVCLNSMGSPYGSFSPLTINEETGRPYGPEFPLCTVRDDVRAHKIVLESLGVKSVACVIGGSMGGMLALEWASLYGHGPEKYVHNLVALATSARHSAWCISWSEAQRQSIYSDPKYMDGYYTFDEPPVTGLSAARMSALLTYRSRNSFENKFSRRKPSIEQAQKSNRKASAGEGQEATIPSSVSEQSLRIHNDGYRSSTPQPRIEFNRNGRNGSVVSDVSSAESIKSASSLTSVSSVTGEAKEVKPAQTYFSAQSYLRYQGAKFVNRFDANCYIAITRKLDTHDLARDRPEYDEDIERVLESIDIPSLIIGIKSDGLFTYSEQEFLAEYLPNSRLEKIESPEGHDAFLLEFKLINQLILEFLNKNVKDIMTAPPRQWTGEIGQDEHAGSVFGEAEEVTNW, from the coding sequence ATGGGAAGAAGGGCAACAAACATGTTGAAAGAAGTTGATATTGCAGAGCTGAGCAAGACTAATCCGTTTGTGAAGTTGGTGAAGGGGCAGAAGATAGTGGAGGTTCCTGAGTTGGTGTTGGAGTCTGGTGTGGTGTTGAACAATTTTCCGATTGCGTACAAGACATGGGGTCATTTGAACAGTCGAGGCGATAACTGTATGGTTATCTGTCATGCGCTTACGGGGTCTTCCGATGTGTCGGACTGGTGGGGACCCATGCTTGGTAATGACCTTGGGTTCGACCCATCGCGGTTTTTCATCGTGTGCTTGAACTCTATGGGCTCTCCGTACGGCTCCTTCTCGCCGCTGACTATTAATGAGGAAACCGGCAGGCCATACGGCCCAGAGTTCCCCTTGTGTACGGTACGGGACGATGTCAGGGCTCACAAGATTGTTCTGGAGTCGCTGGGTGTCAAGTCGGTCGCATGTGTGATCGGTGGCTCTATGGGTGGTATGCTGGCTTTGGAATGGGCCTCGCTATATGGCCACGGTCCAGAAAAATACGTGCACAACCTGGTGGCATTGGCGACCTCAGCAAGACACTCTGCATGGTGTATATCGTGGTCAGAAGCTCAAAGACAGTCCATTTATTCTGACCCTAAGTACATGGACGGTTACTACACATTCGATGAACCACCTGTAACTGGTCTCTCTGCAGCACGTATGAGCGCTCTGCTGACTTACAGGTCCAGAAACAGTTTTGAAAACAAGTTCTCCAGAAGGAAACCATCCATAGAACAGGCACAGAAATCTAACAGAAAAGCCTCTGCAGGTGAGGGACAAGAAGCAACGATACCGTCCTCTGTCAGCGAGCAATCGTTACGCATCCACAACGACGGCTACAGGTCTAGCACTCCACAGCCTAGAATCGAGTTCAACAGAAATGGAAGAAACGGAAGCGTGGTTTCAGACGTATCCTCGGCTGAATCTATCAAATCTGCATCTTCGTTGACCTCCGTGAGTTCAGTGACCGGTGAAGCGAAGGAGGTTAAGCCTGCACAGACATATTTCTCTGCCCAGAGTTACTTGAGATACCAAGGCGCCAAGTTCGTCAATAGGTTCGATGCCAACTGCTACATTGCTATCACTAGAAAGCTAGATACACACGATCTTGCCAGAGACAGGCCAGAATACGACGAGGACATAGAAAGAGTCCTAGAGAGTATCGACATCCCAAGTTTGATCATTGGTATTAAATCAGATGGACTATTTACTTACTCGGAGCAAGAGTTCTTGGCCGAGTATTTGCCAAACTCACGTCTCGAAAAGATAGAATCCCCCGAGGGCCACGACGCATTCCTACTGGAGTTCAAATTGATCAACCAGTTGATTCTAGAAttcttgaacaagaacGTGAAGGATATCATGACTGCCCCACCACGTCAATGGACCGGTGAAATAGGTCAAGACGAACATGCTGGTTCCGTGTTCGGCGAAGCCGAAGAAGTAACAAACTGGTAG